One genomic window of Manihot esculenta cultivar AM560-2 chromosome 16, M.esculenta_v8, whole genome shotgun sequence includes the following:
- the LOC110603379 gene encoding uncharacterized protein LOC110603379 isoform X1: MRVSPWNQYQLVDNEPDPNLQLASLKNRFSRGCASLVCFGRASAGLDSPSHLKVGPAQQQDVLPESLVTDKGKDHPNEVQGDNITRRVNLKSSLKKPSNSIPVPVEDANQHDALGDKSSDVSGLTERRKVQWTDVCGSELAEIREFEPRY; this comes from the coding sequence ATGAGAGTTTCACCGTGGAATCAGTACCAGTTGGTGGATAACGAACCAGACCCTAACCTCCAGCTGGCTTCCTTGAAGAACCGGTTTTCCCGCGGGTGCGCTTCCCTTGTTTGCTTCGGTCGCGCTTCCGCAGGTCTTGATTCCCCATCACATCTCAAAGTAGGTCCTGCCCAACAGCAGGATGTCTTGCCAGAGTCTCTTGTTACTGACAAGGGCAAAGACCATCCAAATGAAGTTCAAGGTGATAATATTACAAGAAGAGTTAATCTTAAGAGTAGCTTGAAGAAGCCATCAAATAGCATTCCAGTTCCTGTTGAGGATGCCAATCAACACGATGCATTGGGTGACAAAAGCAGTGATGTCTCTGGTCTTACAGAAAGGAGAAAAGTGCAGTGGACAGATGTTTGTGGGAGTGAGCTTGCTGAAATCAGGGAATTTGAGCCAAG